The proteins below are encoded in one region of Knoellia sp. S7-12:
- a CDS encoding type VII secretion target → MTYDVTPADIRRHATAVSTVATTLGQMKEASSVSGDSYGLLLSWLPGWINGTGDDVKGTLDQVATNAAEAVNGLRVMADQYETDDQNAVFELRTSYP, encoded by the coding sequence ATGACGTACGACGTGACGCCGGCCGACATCCGACGACATGCGACCGCGGTCTCGACCGTCGCGACGACGTTGGGCCAAATGAAGGAAGCGAGTTCCGTCAGCGGCGACAGCTACGGGCTGCTGCTTTCGTGGCTCCCCGGGTGGATCAACGGAACCGGTGACGACGTCAAGGGAACTCTCGACCAGGTGGCGACCAACGCTGCAGAGGCCGTCAACGGCCTGCGCGTGATGGCTGACCAGTACGAGACCGACGACCAGAATGCCGTGTTTGAACTGAGGACGAGCTACCCATGA
- the ligA gene encoding NAD-dependent DNA ligase LigA, with translation MSETDVVAEVPDDIRHEWTDLAEQATAHQFAYHVKDSPTVSDGEYDRLMKRLNALEDEFPSLRTPESPTQSVGGAIFSTGFQAVDHLERLLSLDNAFSPDEMLEWSARVARDAPSGFHFLCELKIDGLAINLLYEKGRLTRALTRGDGRTGEDVTLNVRTIDGIPTELKGTKKHPVPDLVEVRGEIFFPIEAFGDLNASLVEAGKAPFANPRNAAAGSLRMKDPRVTATRPLRMLVHGIGKREGFALMRQSEAYAALKAWGMPVSTHFRVVDTIEAVNEFIVSTGEHRHDVEHEIDGVVVKVDEISVQRQLGATSRAPRWAIAYKYPPEEVNTVLLDIQVNVGRTGRVTPFGVMKPVVVAGSTVERATLHNATEVTRKGVLIGDTIVLRKAGDVIPEILGPVVDLRDGSEREFVMPTECPACGTTLAPAKEGDKDIRCPNSRSCPSQLRERLSGLAGRGAFDIEALGWEGSVALLESGVLQDESTLFGLTEADIARVPLYTRAAKKSDPAESVIEGRVLSANGAKLVANLESARAQPLWRVLVGLSIRHVGPTAARALAQHFGSMDGIRAASVEELSGVEGVGGIIAESVRDWFDREGNEWHVAIVDQWAADGVRMEDERDASIEQTLQGLTVVVTGSMEGFSRDEAKEAILARGGKASGSVSKKTDYVVVGPGAGSKEGKARELELTILDEAGFVTLLESGSAEAVSEPAAE, from the coding sequence GTGAGCGAGACCGACGTGGTGGCAGAGGTTCCCGACGACATCAGGCACGAGTGGACCGACCTCGCCGAGCAGGCGACGGCCCACCAATTCGCCTACCATGTCAAGGACTCGCCGACCGTGAGCGACGGTGAGTACGACCGGTTGATGAAGCGGCTCAACGCCCTCGAGGACGAGTTTCCCTCGCTGCGCACGCCCGAGAGCCCCACCCAGTCCGTGGGTGGCGCGATCTTCTCGACTGGCTTCCAGGCCGTCGACCACCTCGAGCGGTTGCTCAGCCTCGACAACGCGTTCTCGCCGGACGAGATGCTCGAGTGGTCGGCCCGCGTGGCACGTGACGCGCCGTCTGGCTTTCACTTCCTCTGCGAGCTCAAGATCGACGGTCTCGCCATCAACCTCCTCTACGAGAAGGGGCGTCTCACGCGCGCCCTGACCCGCGGCGACGGTCGCACGGGCGAGGACGTGACGCTCAACGTCCGCACGATCGACGGCATACCCACCGAGCTCAAGGGGACCAAGAAGCATCCGGTGCCCGATCTCGTGGAGGTGCGTGGGGAGATCTTCTTCCCGATCGAGGCGTTCGGTGACCTCAACGCCTCGCTCGTCGAGGCGGGCAAGGCGCCGTTTGCCAACCCGCGCAACGCCGCTGCCGGGTCGCTGCGGATGAAGGACCCTCGCGTCACTGCGACCCGGCCGCTGCGGATGCTCGTCCATGGCATCGGCAAGCGCGAGGGCTTCGCCCTCATGCGACAGAGCGAGGCGTATGCCGCGTTGAAGGCGTGGGGTATGCCGGTCTCGACCCATTTCCGCGTCGTCGACACCATCGAGGCGGTCAACGAGTTCATCGTGTCGACGGGGGAGCACCGCCACGACGTCGAGCACGAGATCGATGGCGTCGTCGTCAAGGTCGATGAGATCTCGGTGCAGCGCCAACTCGGGGCCACGTCGCGCGCGCCGCGCTGGGCCATCGCCTACAAGTACCCGCCGGAGGAGGTCAACACCGTCCTCCTCGACATCCAGGTCAACGTCGGTCGCACCGGTCGCGTCACGCCCTTCGGCGTGATGAAGCCCGTGGTCGTCGCGGGGTCGACCGTGGAGCGGGCCACCCTGCACAACGCCACCGAGGTCACCCGCAAGGGCGTGCTCATCGGCGACACGATCGTCCTGCGCAAGGCCGGTGATGTCATCCCGGAGATCCTCGGCCCCGTCGTCGACCTGCGTGATGGCAGCGAGCGTGAGTTCGTCATGCCGACCGAGTGCCCGGCCTGTGGCACGACCCTGGCTCCGGCCAAGGAGGGCGACAAGGACATCCGCTGTCCGAACTCGCGCTCCTGCCCCTCTCAGCTGCGCGAGCGGTTGTCCGGGCTCGCCGGTCGTGGCGCCTTCGACATCGAGGCACTCGGTTGGGAGGGCTCCGTCGCCCTCCTCGAGTCAGGGGTGCTGCAGGACGAGTCCACGCTGTTCGGGCTGACCGAGGCCGACATCGCCCGGGTGCCGCTCTACACACGCGCAGCCAAGAAGTCCGATCCGGCCGAGTCTGTCATCGAGGGACGCGTGCTCTCGGCCAACGGTGCCAAGCTCGTCGCCAACCTCGAGTCAGCCAGGGCACAGCCGTTGTGGCGCGTTCTCGTCGGACTCTCGATCCGCCACGTGGGGCCGACGGCGGCACGGGCCCTGGCCCAGCACTTCGGGTCCATGGACGGGATTCGCGCGGCGAGTGTCGAGGAGTTGTCGGGCGTCGAGGGCGTCGGCGGCATCATCGCCGAGTCGGTGCGCGACTGGTTCGACCGCGAGGGCAACGAGTGGCACGTCGCGATCGTCGACCAGTGGGCCGCCGATGGGGTGCGCATGGAGGACGAGCGCGACGCCTCGATCGAGCAGACCCTCCAAGGCCTCACCGTCGTCGTCACCGGGTCGATGGAGGGCTTCAGTCGCGACGAGGCCAAGGAGGCGATCCTCGCCCGAGGTGGCAAGGCATCGGGCTCGGTCTCCAAGAAGACCGACTATGTCGTCGTCGGTCCCGGAGCCGGATCCAAGGAGGGCAAGGCGCGCGAGCTCGAGCTGACCATCCTCGACGAGGCAGGCTTCGTCACGCTGCTCGAATCCGGTTCTGCTGAAGCCGTTTCGGAGCCGGCCGCCGAATGA